A genomic region of Gemmata massiliana contains the following coding sequences:
- a CDS encoding vWA domain-containing protein, which translates to MVISLPKLDATSATGLNAVALGFLVAAVVTVVAVAAELLHYVRVRRVAPLAFGPHRGRMFLAAVAPFVRVGAMAAAAWGLTVLLVLAPKSHKQGEIKESEFRHLVLVLDVSRSMEVEDAGPGGKQKRSERAADLIQSFFERVQAERYKTTVIAVASEAKPVVLDTTDREVIRNVLTELPMRHAFKPGETNMFAGLEEAAKVAKPWPPGSAVLMVVTDGDTVPTTGMPKIPASIGGNVVMVGVGNPTVGKSLGGHTTRQDASTLRQVATRLNGAYHDGNEKQLSTELISRVDEKAQPKGGDRWTAREYALLCVGSGTGVLALLPVLLALLGTGWEPGRRPGASFAHRFVRERGSRV; encoded by the coding sequence GTGGTGATCTCGCTCCCCAAACTGGACGCGACCTCCGCGACCGGGCTGAACGCCGTCGCGCTGGGGTTCCTGGTCGCCGCGGTCGTCACGGTGGTGGCGGTGGCGGCGGAACTGCTGCACTACGTGCGGGTGCGCCGGGTCGCGCCGCTGGCGTTCGGCCCGCACCGCGGCCGGATGTTTCTCGCGGCCGTGGCACCGTTTGTCCGAGTGGGCGCGATGGCGGCCGCGGCCTGGGGGCTCACGGTGCTACTCGTGCTCGCACCGAAGTCGCACAAACAGGGCGAAATCAAGGAGTCCGAGTTCCGGCACCTCGTACTCGTGCTCGACGTGTCGCGCAGCATGGAAGTGGAGGACGCCGGGCCGGGCGGCAAACAGAAGCGCTCCGAGCGCGCCGCGGACCTGATCCAGTCGTTCTTCGAGCGGGTCCAGGCCGAGCGGTACAAGACGACCGTGATCGCGGTCGCGTCCGAGGCGAAACCGGTGGTGCTCGACACCACCGACCGCGAGGTGATCCGCAACGTCCTCACCGAGCTCCCGATGCGGCACGCATTCAAGCCCGGCGAAACCAACATGTTCGCCGGGCTCGAAGAGGCCGCGAAGGTCGCCAAACCCTGGCCCCCGGGCAGCGCGGTGCTGATGGTGGTCACCGACGGCGACACCGTCCCCACAACGGGCATGCCCAAGATCCCGGCGTCGATCGGGGGCAACGTCGTGATGGTCGGAGTCGGCAACCCGACCGTCGGGAAATCGCTCGGCGGGCACACCACCCGCCAGGACGCCTCGACCCTGCGGCAAGTCGCGACGCGGCTGAACGGCGCCTACCACGACGGGAACGAAAAGCAGCTCAGCACGGAGCTGATCTCGCGCGTCGATGAAAAGGCACAACCGAAGGGCGGGGACCGGTGGACCGCGCGCGAGTACGCGCTGCTGTGCGTCGGGAGCGGAACGGGGGTGCTCGCGCTGCTCCCGGTTCTACTGGCCCTGCTCGGAACCGGGTGGGAACCGGGGCGCCGGCCCGGCGCGTCGTTCGCCCACAGGTTCGTCCGAGAACGAGGTTCCCGCGTTTGA
- a CDS encoding vWA domain-containing protein: MNYKEIPLVWPQFAHAPVLIALVVPALALGWVWAGRWLLPTRRVVLPLDGARARGGWFARALITLAESVPPLLLVVAILVLANPQRNGPPQQKRSLTNIQFAVDVSGSMTAQFGDGTRYDASMKAIDAFLDFRKGDAFGLTFFGDAFVHWVPLTTDVSAIRCSPPFMRPEIAPAPFGGTAIAKALNGCKSELRRRDEGDKMIVLITDGFSYDLTGNDDEIARGLSADGVAVFCIIVGGFEPQSEIVNICRRTGGEAFRADDPDALPAVFKKIDTMKQAKLTPTMVETVDYYEPFAIAGAALLATGALCLFGLRYTPW, translated from the coding sequence ATGAACTACAAAGAGATTCCGCTCGTCTGGCCGCAATTCGCCCACGCCCCGGTGCTGATCGCGCTGGTCGTTCCCGCTCTGGCGCTCGGGTGGGTGTGGGCCGGGCGCTGGCTGCTCCCGACCCGCCGCGTGGTGCTCCCGCTCGACGGCGCCCGCGCCCGTGGTGGGTGGTTCGCGCGGGCGCTCATCACGCTGGCGGAATCGGTGCCGCCGCTCCTGCTGGTGGTCGCGATACTCGTCCTCGCGAACCCGCAGCGAAACGGACCGCCGCAACAGAAGCGGTCGCTCACCAATATTCAGTTCGCCGTGGACGTGTCCGGGAGCATGACCGCCCAGTTCGGTGACGGAACCCGGTACGATGCGTCGATGAAGGCGATCGATGCGTTCCTGGACTTCCGCAAGGGCGATGCGTTCGGGCTGACGTTCTTCGGCGACGCGTTCGTCCACTGGGTGCCGCTCACCACGGACGTGTCCGCGATCCGCTGCTCGCCGCCGTTCATGCGTCCCGAGATCGCGCCGGCGCCGTTCGGCGGTACCGCGATCGCCAAGGCACTCAACGGGTGCAAGTCGGAGCTGCGCCGTCGCGACGAGGGCGACAAAATGATCGTCCTCATTACCGACGGGTTCAGTTACGACCTGACGGGCAACGACGACGAGATCGCCCGCGGGCTGAGCGCCGACGGGGTGGCCGTGTTCTGCATCATCGTGGGCGGGTTTGAACCGCAGTCCGAGATCGTCAACATCTGTCGACGCACCGGCGGCGAAGCGTTCCGCGCCGACGACCCGGACGCGCTGCCCGCGGTGTTCAAGAAGATCGACACCATGAAGCAGGCGAAGCTCACTCCCACGATGGTGGAGACGGTCGATTACTACGAGCCGTTCGCGATCGCCGGGGCCGCGCTGCTGGCGACCGGCGCGCTGTGCCTGTTCGGTCTGAGGTACACGCCGTGGTGA
- a CDS encoding DUF58 domain-containing protein — MEGFLDTTDHLSARQFAIAVKRLADALNYGTDRSPFLGSGIEYAQSRQYQPGDPVRSIDWRITARTGKVFVKEYEAPKQLPCYLLLDTSASMTVSSVKKSKYAVAVHMAGGLAFACLDRISPVGVLGVGGRDVRIEPSLSQARVLQWLHEFRRFRYDEHTTLGRRVAELAPTLPNRCLVIVLSDLHDTEALPALKLMAQRHDVVVLQLQDPAEEGVAGTGFLRAGEAETGRVFVTRGARRWVDAERTARVLKRAGVDHLLVRTDQPFVADLRNFLMSRNVLGRGRR; from the coding sequence ATGGAAGGGTTTCTCGATACCACCGACCACCTGAGCGCACGCCAGTTCGCGATTGCCGTCAAGCGGCTCGCGGACGCGCTCAACTACGGCACCGACCGGTCCCCGTTCCTGGGGTCCGGGATCGAGTACGCGCAGTCGCGCCAGTATCAACCCGGCGACCCGGTCCGGTCCATCGACTGGCGCATCACGGCCCGCACCGGCAAGGTGTTCGTCAAGGAGTACGAGGCGCCGAAGCAGCTCCCGTGTTACCTGCTACTCGACACGTCCGCGTCGATGACCGTGAGTTCGGTCAAGAAGAGCAAGTACGCGGTCGCGGTCCACATGGCCGGCGGGTTGGCGTTCGCGTGCCTGGACCGCATCAGTCCGGTAGGCGTGCTGGGGGTCGGCGGGCGCGATGTGCGGATCGAACCGAGCCTGTCACAGGCTCGCGTGCTCCAGTGGCTCCACGAGTTCCGCCGGTTCCGGTACGACGAGCACACGACCCTGGGCCGGCGCGTCGCGGAACTGGCCCCGACACTCCCGAACCGGTGCCTGGTGATCGTGCTGAGCGATTTGCACGACACCGAAGCGCTGCCCGCGCTGAAGCTCATGGCGCAACGGCACGATGTAGTGGTGCTTCAACTCCAAGACCCCGCCGAAGAGGGCGTGGCGGGCACGGGGTTCCTGCGCGCCGGCGAAGCCGAGACGGGGCGCGTGTTCGTCACCCGCGGGGCGCGCCGGTGGGTGGACGCCGAGCGCACCGCCCGGGTGCTCAAACGGGCCGGGGTCGACCACCTGCTCGTGCGCACGGACCAACCGTTCGTCGCGGACCTGCGTAACTTCCTGATGAGCCGGAACGTCCTCGGGCGCGGGCGCCGATAG
- a CDS encoding AAA family ATPase: MVEQTHANGSPNGTAAPESVVRFLSGVRERIGTVVVGQDVVVERILIALLTSGHLLLEGVPGLAKTLLVSCLAKSIHLQFARIQFTIDLLPSDILGSEILDQRTNEFRVNKGPVFTNLLLADEINRAAPKVQSALLEAMQERKATIGKEAFKLPSPFLVIATQNPVEQAGTFELPEAQLDRFMLRHRLRYPTVDEEREVLKRNMALGVRRDGTGAVARTEFDVLEEQPVGTIDDLVTAMEAASHVHVSDTFVEHVLDAVTRTRSHPDIELGASPRAGISLLKAAKARALIRGRGYVVPDDLYALAPDVILHRIRLNYEALADGKNGEQVLQEILHDLTRGKKKPVAPAAN; encoded by the coding sequence ATGGTGGAACAGACTCACGCAAACGGTTCGCCCAATGGGACCGCGGCTCCGGAATCGGTCGTGCGCTTCCTCAGCGGGGTCCGCGAGCGCATCGGCACCGTCGTGGTCGGACAGGACGTTGTGGTCGAGCGCATCTTGATCGCCCTTTTGACGAGCGGGCACCTGCTGTTGGAAGGGGTGCCCGGGCTGGCGAAAACGCTGCTCGTCTCGTGCCTCGCCAAGTCGATCCACCTCCAATTCGCTCGTATCCAGTTTACCATCGACCTGCTCCCGTCGGACATCCTCGGGTCCGAGATCCTGGACCAGCGGACCAACGAGTTCCGGGTCAACAAGGGACCGGTGTTCACGAACTTGCTGCTGGCGGACGAGATCAATCGCGCCGCTCCAAAGGTACAATCAGCGCTGCTCGAAGCCATGCAGGAGCGGAAGGCGACCATCGGCAAGGAAGCGTTCAAGCTCCCGTCGCCGTTCCTCGTGATCGCGACCCAGAACCCGGTCGAACAAGCCGGGACGTTCGAGTTGCCCGAAGCGCAGCTCGACCGGTTCATGCTGCGGCACCGGCTCCGGTACCCGACCGTCGACGAAGAGCGCGAAGTCCTCAAGCGGAACATGGCCCTCGGGGTGCGGCGCGACGGCACGGGCGCGGTCGCTCGGACCGAGTTCGACGTGCTCGAAGAGCAGCCGGTCGGTACCATCGACGATCTGGTAACCGCGATGGAGGCCGCGTCCCACGTTCACGTCAGCGACACGTTCGTGGAGCACGTGCTCGACGCGGTTACCCGCACCCGGAGTCACCCGGATATCGAACTCGGGGCCAGCCCCCGGGCCGGGATCTCGTTGCTCAAAGCGGCCAAAGCTCGAGCCCTGATTCGGGGGCGCGGGTACGTGGTTCCGGACGACCTATACGCGCTCGCGCCGGACGTGATCCTGCACCGCATCCGGCTCAACTACGAGGCCCTCGCCGACGGCAAGAACGGGGAGCAGGTGCTTCAGGAGATTCTCCACGACCTGACCCGCGGTAAGAAGAAGCCGGTTGCCCCGGCCGCGAACTGA
- a CDS encoding transposase, giving the protein MNAEEHGPKLWPRACGQNRGPARPPPTGWRNTTCGGSAQRCGLDRVKGAPGPKSKAGNRRFVDRVLWIARTGSPWRDQPDRFGNGNSVWRRFRRWAEAGVWGTVLELVRDPDASTLVLDSTVVRAHLAAAGAGEKSWSGKRIGMPLRWFRKALGRPRRMSREDAQDRRADDRPRPGAGADRAAGRCGPSASRAGRSTRWPASPASTGPSAGAATRLAPGTRSRTDPGPRVPSRCPGTRSGSA; this is encoded by the coding sequence ATGAACGCAGAAGAACACGGGCCGAAACTATGGCCCAGGGCGTGTGGACAGAATCGCGGCCCGGCTCGGCCTCCTCCAACTGGTTGGAGGAATACGACATGTGGCGGCAGCGCTCAGCGGTGCGGGTTGGACCGAGTCAAGGGTGCTCCCGGTCCAAAGTCGAAGGCGGGCAACCGACGGTTCGTGGACAGGGTTCTGTGGATCGCCCGGACCGGGAGCCCGTGGCGCGATCAGCCCGACCGGTTCGGGAACGGGAACTCGGTCTGGCGCCGGTTCCGGCGGTGGGCCGAAGCCGGGGTCTGGGGAACGGTGCTCGAGCTCGTTCGGGATCCGGACGCGTCCACCCTGGTACTCGATTCGACGGTCGTCCGGGCCCACCTAGCAGCGGCCGGGGCGGGCGAAAAAAGCTGGTCCGGCAAGCGTATCGGTATGCCCCTCCGGTGGTTTCGTAAGGCTTTGGGTCGTCCCCGGAGGATGTCCCGTGAAGACGCCCAAGACCGCCGAGCCGACGATCGCCCGCGACCGGGCGCCGGAGCGGACCGCGCGGCCGGCCGATGCGGGCCGAGTGCATCGCGCGCCGGACGATCCACGCGTTGGCCGGCGTCACCCGCCTCAACCGGACCGTCCGCCGGTGCCGCGACTCGGCTTGCCCCGGGTACAAGGAGCCGTACCGACCCGGGGCCGAGGGTGCCGTCGCGTTGCCCCGGCACGCGTTCGGGCTCGGCGTGA
- the malQ gene encoding 4-alpha-glucanotransferase: protein MATPSLPRSSGILLHPTSLPGPFGIGDLGPIAYRWVETLAAMKQSWWQILPLGPTGAGDSPYQSLSAFAGSVNLLSPELLQQDGLVSADLWANEHFTDGEIQFDRVTPFKTKMLRTAWDSFRGGRAAHLKHDFENYCTAEAGWLDGFALFVAIREALGNTGLLAWPPDLLRRNPVALGELEKQISGEVLMHKFGQFLFDRQWTALKKFAADRKVKIIGDAPIFVALDSADVWAHPDEFLLDPDRKPSVVAGVPPDYFSEDGQHWGNPIYDWDRMEATGYSWWCARVLRQLKQVDLIRLDHFRGFRQAWHIPAEELTARVGKWVDGPGMKLFERLRIALGGLPLIAEDLGVITPDVVELRDALALPGMRVIQFALEGPPNLHWPHNYVPNCVCYTGTHDNDTVQGWYLTLNDRDRHYLALTLGKGIGDVSWDLLREAWASVAAVAIAPLQDVLSLGSDARMNKPGVATGNWRWRFRLDQFRGDVIQRMADLTTLYNRVPVEPKPTA, encoded by the coding sequence ATGGCCACGCCGTCACTCCCGCGATCGTCCGGTATCCTGCTCCACCCCACGAGCCTGCCCGGTCCGTTCGGGATCGGTGATCTCGGCCCGATCGCCTATCGGTGGGTGGAGACACTCGCCGCGATGAAGCAGTCGTGGTGGCAGATCCTCCCGCTCGGTCCCACCGGAGCAGGCGACTCGCCCTATCAGTCGCTCTCCGCGTTCGCGGGCAGTGTCAACTTGCTCAGCCCCGAGCTGTTGCAGCAAGACGGCCTCGTTAGCGCCGATCTGTGGGCGAACGAACACTTCACCGACGGGGAGATTCAGTTCGACCGCGTCACGCCGTTCAAAACGAAGATGCTCCGGACCGCGTGGGACTCGTTCCGCGGGGGCCGGGCCGCGCACCTCAAGCACGACTTCGAGAACTACTGCACGGCCGAGGCCGGGTGGCTCGACGGGTTCGCACTGTTCGTCGCGATTCGCGAGGCGCTCGGGAACACCGGGTTGCTCGCGTGGCCGCCGGATCTGTTGCGCCGGAACCCCGTCGCGCTGGGGGAACTGGAGAAACAGATCTCGGGCGAAGTGCTGATGCACAAGTTCGGGCAGTTTTTGTTCGATCGCCAGTGGACCGCGCTGAAAAAGTTCGCGGCCGACCGGAAGGTGAAGATCATCGGCGACGCGCCGATCTTCGTTGCGCTCGATTCGGCCGACGTGTGGGCGCACCCCGACGAGTTCCTCCTGGACCCCGACCGGAAGCCGTCCGTCGTTGCGGGCGTGCCGCCGGACTACTTCAGCGAGGACGGGCAGCACTGGGGGAACCCGATCTACGACTGGGACCGGATGGAGGCCACCGGCTACTCGTGGTGGTGCGCCCGCGTGCTACGACAGTTGAAGCAGGTCGACCTGATCCGGCTCGATCACTTCCGCGGGTTCCGGCAGGCGTGGCACATCCCGGCAGAAGAACTGACCGCGCGCGTCGGGAAGTGGGTGGACGGCCCCGGAATGAAGCTGTTCGAGCGACTCCGGATCGCGCTCGGCGGGTTGCCGCTGATTGCCGAGGACTTGGGTGTGATTACGCCCGATGTGGTCGAACTGCGCGACGCGCTCGCGTTACCAGGCATGCGCGTGATCCAGTTCGCACTCGAAGGGCCGCCCAACCTGCACTGGCCCCACAACTACGTGCCCAACTGCGTGTGCTACACCGGCACCCACGACAACGACACCGTTCAGGGCTGGTACTTGACCCTCAACGACCGCGACCGGCACTACCTCGCACTGACGCTGGGGAAGGGAATCGGGGACGTGTCGTGGGATCTGCTCCGCGAGGCGTGGGCGTCGGTCGCGGCCGTGGCGATCGCACCGCTCCAGGACGTGTTGAGTTTGGGGAGCGACGCGCGGATGAACAAACCAGGCGTCGCGACCGGGAACTGGCGCTGGCGGTTCCGACTCGACCAGTTCCGGGGGGACGTGATCCAGCGAATGGCCGACCTCACGACGCTCTACAACCGTGTCCCGGTTGAGCCGAAGCCCACAGCGTAA
- the dnaK gene encoding molecular chaperone DnaK: MNPSVVGIDLGTTFSLAAYVENGRPVVVRDAAGVALVPSCISFHDDGSVLVGSAAKERALSDPEHTIFSVKRLMGRTLADLKKELELIPHQIVERETADGRKVLHVDIGGREYTPEELSALILKEVRKRAGNPTKAVITVPAYFDDSQRQATRDAGRIAGLDVLRIVNEPTAAALAYGLDRRGAGTIAVYDLGGGTFDCSVLSLAEGVFKVLATNGDTYLGGDDFDRLLMQVAAKEMGLDLQGAEKDPELLQHLRDAAEKTKIALSANDAAELVVDLSASKNVNRASLAPFRRTITRTEFEELIRPLIDRSLDRCKAALRDSHLTPAQIDEVVLVGGSTRIPFVRKRVGEFFGKTPHTGLNPDEVVALGAAVQADILTSGRRDMLLLDVVPLSLGIETLGGVVDKLIHRNATVPARATTRYTTGADNQTAILVNIYQGERELTKDCRFLGTFKLSGIPPMPAQFAQVDVTFIVDHNGILTVSAKEQRSGTQAQVTVQAAHGLTTEEVDRLVNESIENAQDDFTTRRLIELRNKAENDLRHTQKALAQAADRLTPDQRAAIASASETLRSAIAGSELNVLQRSIDEFGAATNPLATLVMNEVLRQSLGGTEADKLDPNNLGVRSLEKGMTWTDAREIGEALFDQFDTINPLSVRFTDLHKHVMNLEGFTGKPNESNEKLLEAIQMAWYEEWKDEYGDE, translated from the coding sequence ATGAACCCGTCCGTTGTCGGTATCGATTTGGGAACCACCTTCAGTCTCGCCGCGTATGTCGAAAACGGGCGCCCGGTTGTTGTGCGCGACGCGGCCGGTGTCGCGCTCGTGCCGAGTTGCATCTCCTTCCACGACGACGGGTCCGTACTGGTCGGGAGTGCTGCAAAGGAGCGGGCACTATCCGACCCGGAACACACGATCTTCAGCGTGAAGCGCCTCATGGGGCGCACGCTCGCGGACCTGAAGAAAGAGCTGGAACTCATCCCGCACCAGATCGTCGAGCGCGAAACGGCGGACGGCCGAAAGGTACTCCACGTCGACATCGGCGGGCGCGAGTACACGCCGGAAGAGCTTTCCGCACTCATCCTCAAGGAAGTGCGCAAACGCGCCGGGAACCCGACGAAAGCGGTCATCACGGTTCCTGCGTATTTCGACGACTCCCAGCGCCAGGCCACCCGCGACGCCGGTCGTATCGCGGGACTTGATGTGCTGCGCATCGTGAACGAACCGACCGCCGCGGCGCTCGCTTACGGTCTCGATCGCCGCGGGGCCGGCACGATCGCGGTGTACGACCTGGGCGGCGGAACGTTCGATTGTTCCGTTCTGTCGCTCGCCGAGGGCGTGTTCAAGGTACTCGCGACCAACGGCGACACCTACCTCGGCGGCGACGACTTCGACCGGTTGCTGATGCAGGTCGCAGCCAAAGAGATGGGGCTCGACCTCCAGGGGGCCGAAAAAGACCCGGAACTGCTCCAACACCTTCGCGACGCGGCCGAAAAAACGAAGATCGCCCTTAGCGCGAATGACGCGGCCGAACTCGTGGTCGATCTGAGTGCGTCCAAAAACGTGAATCGGGCGTCACTCGCTCCGTTCCGCCGAACGATTACGCGGACCGAGTTCGAGGAATTGATTCGGCCGCTCATCGATCGCAGCCTGGACCGGTGCAAGGCGGCTCTACGTGACTCGCACCTCACACCGGCCCAAATTGACGAAGTGGTTCTCGTCGGTGGGTCGACGCGAATCCCGTTCGTGCGCAAGCGGGTCGGTGAGTTCTTCGGCAAAACTCCGCACACGGGACTGAACCCGGACGAGGTTGTCGCGCTGGGCGCTGCGGTGCAGGCCGACATCCTCACGAGCGGGCGCCGGGACATGCTCCTGCTCGATGTGGTGCCGCTCTCGCTCGGGATCGAGACGCTGGGTGGTGTGGTGGACAAACTGATTCACCGCAACGCCACCGTACCTGCGCGTGCGACCACGCGGTACACGACCGGCGCCGACAACCAGACCGCGATCCTCGTCAACATCTACCAGGGCGAGCGCGAACTCACCAAGGATTGCAGATTCCTCGGCACGTTCAAGCTGTCGGGCATCCCACCGATGCCCGCGCAGTTCGCGCAGGTTGACGTCACGTTCATCGTCGACCACAACGGCATCCTCACGGTTTCTGCGAAAGAGCAGCGCAGCGGTACGCAGGCGCAAGTGACCGTGCAGGCAGCCCACGGCCTCACAACCGAAGAGGTCGATCGGCTCGTCAATGAGAGCATCGAGAACGCGCAAGACGACTTCACCACGCGCCGACTCATCGAGCTGCGGAACAAAGCCGAAAACGACTTGCGTCACACCCAGAAGGCGCTCGCGCAGGCCGCTGACAGACTCACACCGGACCAGCGCGCCGCGATCGCTTCGGCGAGCGAAACGTTGCGATCGGCAATCGCCGGGTCAGAGCTGAACGTACTACAGCGCTCCATTGACGAATTCGGTGCGGCCACGAATCCCCTCGCAACACTGGTGATGAACGAGGTACTTCGGCAATCGCTCGGCGGTACCGAAGCCGATAAACTGGACCCGAATAACCTCGGCGTTCGCTCACTGGAGAAGGGCATGACGTGGACCGACGCGCGCGAAATCGGCGAAGCGCTGTTCGACCAGTTCGATACGATCAACCCGCTCTCGGTGCGGTTCACGGACCTGCACAAACACGTGATGAACCTCGAAGGGTTCACCGGTAAGCCGAACGAGTCGAACGAAAAGCTCCTCGAAGCCATCCAAATGGCGTGGTACGAGGAGTGGAAGGACGAGTACGGCGACGAGTAG
- a CDS encoding DUF4282 domain-containing protein gives MKNTCPKCGTAYNVSASVIGRKFTCKNCGTPVVVTEEGLDYQNAPAKIPATASAPAPVAASGGAFDFDATEADERKSSRGAKASRPSKERPRDEEEPPRDTKKRRKYEDDEEDDIPARKPRRTGSEKNFVKDFLFFKEFVAPLFVKLIFWLSVFAIFIGAGIYAVIALMSGSGTLILLTLGSLILGIPLALFVVRVYCELILLGFATYDRLGEIKSLLEKNNNPPAPPAP, from the coding sequence ATGAAGAACACCTGTCCCAAGTGCGGAACTGCGTACAACGTGAGCGCTTCGGTCATCGGCCGCAAGTTCACGTGCAAGAATTGCGGTACCCCGGTCGTTGTGACCGAAGAAGGTCTCGATTACCAGAACGCCCCCGCTAAAATTCCTGCCACTGCCTCTGCACCGGCGCCCGTCGCTGCTAGCGGCGGGGCGTTCGATTTTGATGCCACGGAAGCCGATGAACGAAAATCGTCTCGGGGCGCGAAAGCTTCCCGGCCTTCCAAGGAACGCCCCCGGGACGAAGAAGAGCCCCCACGAGACACCAAGAAGAGGCGGAAGTACGAGGACGACGAAGAGGACGACATCCCCGCCCGCAAACCGCGACGAACCGGCAGCGAAAAGAACTTCGTGAAGGACTTCCTGTTCTTCAAGGAGTTTGTGGCGCCCCTATTCGTCAAACTGATTTTCTGGCTCTCGGTATTCGCGATCTTTATCGGTGCCGGTATTTATGCAGTCATCGCCCTGATGAGTGGGAGCGGTACGCTGATCCTCTTGACCCTCGGATCGCTGATCCTCGGAATACCGCTCGCACTGTTCGTTGTTCGCGTTTACTGCGAGTTGATCCTACTCGGGTTCGCAACTTACGATCGGTTGGGTGAGATCAAATCGCTCTTGGAAAAGAACAACAACCCGCCTGCGCCTCCCGCTCCTTGA
- a CDS encoding carboxymuconolactone decarboxylase family protein, giving the protein MYDPANLKKLKTMKELAPEGMAAFDALNAAVFKDGALSIKVKELIAVAVAVTTQCPYCIDVHVKKAKAAGATEAELTEATLVAAALRAGGAVTHGTHAIG; this is encoded by the coding sequence ATGTACGATCCGGCCAACTTGAAGAAGCTCAAGACGATGAAGGAGCTGGCCCCCGAGGGCATGGCCGCGTTCGACGCGCTAAACGCCGCGGTGTTCAAGGACGGAGCGCTGTCGATAAAAGTCAAAGAACTGATCGCGGTAGCGGTGGCCGTTACGACACAATGCCCTTATTGCATTGATGTCCACGTTAAGAAGGCGAAAGCCGCCGGTGCAACGGAAGCCGAATTGACCGAAGCGACACTGGTGGCCGCGGCCCTTCGCGCGGGCGGAGCCGTGACCCACGGCACCCATGCCATCGGCTAA
- the hscB gene encoding Fe-S protein assembly co-chaperone HscB: MTDHFDRLGLPRRFTVDAGELERSYLARSRAVHPDFHLAGSSADLNASLELSAAVNEAYNTLRDPFARAEHLLTLEGGPSAAEHKQVPPAFLAEMLDAREEIETARGKPAEIERLERTFGARFDGLMGEVAALFDQLATIPSESDQRANLRIRVRGLLNAAKYVRGLLRDLND; the protein is encoded by the coding sequence ATGACCGACCACTTTGACCGCCTCGGCCTTCCGAGGCGGTTTACTGTTGACGCGGGCGAGTTGGAACGGTCGTACCTCGCGCGGTCGCGCGCGGTCCACCCCGATTTCCACCTGGCCGGTTCATCAGCCGACCTAAACGCGAGTCTGGAACTGTCAGCCGCGGTCAACGAGGCATACAACACACTCCGCGATCCGTTCGCCCGTGCCGAGCACCTGCTCACACTTGAGGGCGGCCCGAGCGCCGCGGAGCACAAACAGGTGCCGCCCGCGTTCCTCGCGGAAATGCTCGACGCCCGCGAGGAGATCGAAACGGCCCGCGGGAAACCGGCTGAGATCGAGCGCCTCGAACGGACCTTCGGCGCCCGGTTCGATGGGCTGATGGGCGAAGTCGCGGCGCTGTTCGATCAGCTCGCCACAATCCCATCCGAGAGTGACCAGCGCGCGAACCTCCGGATTCGGGTACGAGGTCTATTGAACGCGGCGAAGTACGTGCGCGGGCTGCTCCGCGACCTCAACGACTGA
- a CDS encoding HesB/IscA family protein: MSTAVANEPQGLGLKDAAPVAPPVTVTEKAALEVKRHIADMIERKEIEPGGTLYLRVRVQGGGCSGFQNKLDLDAKYDEKSDHKFEFHGIEVVVDKRSLLYLNGATVDFHDDLNKRGFTISNPQAKSTCGCGSSYSM, from the coding sequence ATGTCCACCGCTGTTGCGAACGAACCCCAAGGGCTGGGCCTCAAGGACGCAGCCCCGGTCGCGCCGCCCGTCACCGTGACGGAGAAGGCCGCACTGGAAGTCAAGCGCCACATCGCCGACATGATCGAGCGCAAGGAAATCGAGCCGGGTGGCACCCTGTACCTCCGCGTCCGCGTGCAGGGCGGCGGGTGCAGCGGGTTCCAGAACAAGCTTGATCTCGACGCCAAGTACGACGAGAAGTCGGACCACAAGTTCGAGTTCCACGGCATCGAAGTGGTCGTGGACAAGCGCTCGCTTCTGTACCTCAACGGCGCCACCGTGGACTTCCACGACGACCTGAACAAGCGCGGCTTCACGATCTCGAACCCGCAAGCCAAGAGCACCTGCGGCTGCGGTAGCTCGTACAGCATGTAG
- the iscU gene encoding Fe-S cluster assembly scaffold IscU produces MPYSEKVLDHYNNPRNVGSFDIADPSVGTGLVGAPECGDVMRLQIKVNSETGVIEDAKFKTFGCGSAIASSSLATEWLKGKTVDEALAIKNTEIVEELALPPVKVHCSVLAEDAIKAALKNYHEKQGEPAEKSEQPEPAGV; encoded by the coding sequence ATGCCGTACAGCGAAAAGGTACTCGACCACTACAACAACCCGCGGAACGTCGGGAGCTTCGATATCGCGGACCCGAGCGTGGGCACCGGGCTGGTCGGCGCCCCGGAGTGCGGTGACGTGATGCGGCTCCAGATCAAGGTGAATTCGGAAACGGGCGTTATCGAGGACGCGAAGTTCAAGACGTTCGGGTGCGGGTCCGCGATCGCGTCGAGCAGCCTCGCGACCGAGTGGCTCAAGGGCAAGACGGTGGACGAGGCGCTCGCGATCAAGAACACCGAGATCGTGGAAGAACTCGCGCTCCCGCCGGTCAAGGTTCACTGCTCGGTTCTGGCCGAGGACGCGATCAAGGCGGCTCTGAAGAACTATCACGAAAAGCAGGGCGAGCCCGCCGAGAAAAGCGAGCAACCGGAACCGGCCGGGGTGTAA